The following coding sequences lie in one Clarias gariepinus isolate MV-2021 ecotype Netherlands chromosome 27, CGAR_prim_01v2, whole genome shotgun sequence genomic window:
- the pgfa gene encoding vascular endothelial growth factor A, translating into MSSLVSIAQILATLLVHIPLTEVSDPLSMAHSKVILFHDVWHRSVCRPMERLVEVEKEYPGVVEHIFTPRCVPLHRCAGCCNDEILECSPTLTHNVTIQLLRISPVKRTQQYVELSFLEHHSCECRPNRNHMKYERQRLSRPYSGRKGKKRKKGNRKQ; encoded by the exons ATGAGCAGTTTGGTCAGTATAGCACAGATCCTAGCCACACTTCTCGTCCACATTCCACTGACAGAG gtcTCAGACCCTCTAAGCATGGCCCACTCCAAAg TGATATTATTTCATGATGTATGGCATCGGAGTGTTTGTCGTCCAATGGAAAGGCTGGTGGAGGTGGAGAAGGAATATCCAGGGGTTGTGGAGCACATCTTCACACCTCGCTGTGTACCTCTTCATCGCTGTGCGGGCTGTTGTAATGATGAAATTTTAGAATGTTCCCCTACCCTCACTCACAATGTCACAATACAG CTGTTAAGAATAAGCCCAGTAAAGAGGACGCAGCAGTATGTAGAACTTTCATTTTTAGAGCATCACTCATGTGAGTGCAG ACCTAACCGGAATCACATGAAATATGAGAG ACAGAGGCTAAGCAGGCCATACAGCggaagaaaagggaaaaaaaggaagaaaggaaacagAAAACAATAG